Within the Temnothorax longispinosus isolate EJ_2023e unplaced genomic scaffold, Tlon_JGU_v1 HiC_scaffold_169, whole genome shotgun sequence genome, the region TCCTATAATTAATGGTTGGAATAAGAAAAACTTagcgttttatataaataccaaGTACTGGTTTTCTTTGCTTTGGTTGCACTGCCACTTGCagtatatgtattttgtatacCATACTCTTTGACGAATCGATCTCTCAAATGTTTCCATTTACCTTGACTTGTACCAGGATCTGTACCTATAATACacagttttaattaaagcttATATAAtgtactataaatatatacatataaatgtacttttaacattttacacaatgcaattttaatttttcttggaGCAAAAACTATAGTTACAAGATAACgcaatacaataatattaactttACCTAAACAAGTATCTACTTGAGCCCATAATAATTTCATGTCAGCTGGGCCTCTTTGTTTGTATGGAAGCTTTGAATTCCATAATGGTTCTCTTATGAAAACCTCTGATATAAGTCTTTCTGTCAAATCACTATCGTTGTGACCTTTGTTCTTAGTGTTATCATTATTCTCTAGTGTTGGTGACGCCGCCATGACTGGCCATGACAGGACTGGACGCCATGGCGCCATCTGCTCCGAGTTTTCACTGAACATTCCTAATTAGGCCAATCGCAACGTCCGTTCGCAACGGACGATAATTGACTAGCAAGGGAAAAACGGCCAAAACGTCGATACGATGTTACAGCCCCCCTTTACGGCGACTGTGTTCGAGCTCCACTGAGTCTGCCCCGTTGGAAAATATTGTTGTTCCTGAAGACTTTTTCGACAAACTCGCGAAGCTAGTGCAAAATGGTAATCGAGTGCACCGCGCGGACACGCGAATCGGCACAATTCCTTCCACGATCGCAATGTTATCCCGCATCCCGCATTTTTACGTTGATCCCCGACTCCCTccatgaaaataattttcggaGCGATTTAATCGAGATACTCGTCTCTGCGCGAACAGATATGTTCTAAAAACCGTTTCTCTTGCAGGGTAACGAAAGTTCGCTGCCTATGGAACTCTGTTCAAACTGTAAGTTGTCGGAAATACCTTGGCTTTTACTTGAAGTATTTTGAAGTAACCTGATATATGTTTTCGTCAAACAGTAAACCAAGATAGGCAACTCTACCTTAgagatatattgtatattccTCAGTGAAATACATTACATATGCATAATTCACGATATTGTTAGAAATTCAAGTATTAACGATTAAAAATTCGGAAATTATATAGCATTGATTTGATATTCCATGATATGTAagtgtattttattctttagttGATGTAGACGAAATCAGAAGATTGGGAAAAAGATTTCGGAAGCTCGACTTGGATAATAGCGGGGCTCTTAGCATCGACGAATTTATGTCTCTACCTGAGTTACAACAAAATCCACTGGTACAACGTGTCATCGACATATTTGATGCAGATGGTAATGGAGAAGTAGATTTCAAAGAGTTTATCCATGGGGTGTCTCAGTTCAGCGTTAAGGTAGTCTCCCTTTTTctgtgtaaattattatgtttttatacgCAAACAATTGTGCATAATGTTAACTTTCAGGGCGACAAGGAGAGCAAATTGCGATTTGCATTTAGAATTTATGATATGGATAATGACGGTTATATAAGCAACGGAGAGCTTTTCCAAGTGCTAAAAATGATGGTAGGCAATAACTTGAAAGATACACAATTGCAGCAGATTGTTGATAAAACAATACTGTTTGCCGACAAAGATGAGGATGGCAGGATTAGTTTTGAGGAATTTTGTTCTGTAAGTAATACATATCTCTTTTGATGTGTGACGCGCAGCgcattatatactttttatgaTTGTTCCAGGTGGTTGGCAATACAGATATTCATAAGAAAATGGTAGTTGACGTTTAAGTGACCAAAGTTTGTGGAAAAACTCTTAATTTACAAAACGTGGTATGTTGATtgaaatctataaattaataatctattaaCAACAGATTTATGGGATAGTTCTATCAGAGATCCGTTTAGAGTGAACTCACACGATTATTGTTCTTAATTAAGCCTTTGATCATTACAAGTCTATCcaaatggaaaattttcatGGTGTGCCAGACTAGTACGGCATGGCACACGAACGTTAGATCAACGTGATACAACCATTTCGATGTCGTTAAAGGTATTATGGGACGAATCAAATTCTCTTGCgcgtttcattaaaaataaggaTCAACAACGCGATCTTAAATATACAACCTTTAACTGGCATCTTAAGTTTAATGCTGCATGGTCGCCAAGATTTTCCTCAAAAATGTGCGATAAAGTTAGTCTTCTCAAGCGCCAGTCGAAAAGAATTTCATAGATGCACTTTGTTCCTTTTTACTAATTCTCGGTGGGAAAGCACGAAAGTAAGATCAAATTTTGCATTGATACGATTACCATGCCATAAAACCTATCGTATTTCCGTCATTGTTCAAAaagtaattgttaatattatctttaatgaCGTTTTAATATCGTTAAAGATTTCATTCGGTAGTCTCGGCGAGTCCTTaagaatattatacttttgGACTAATgtcttaatatattaatatttgaacatattaatatg harbors:
- the LOC139823726 gene encoding calcineurin subunit B type 2 — encoded protein: MGNESSLPMELCSNFDVDEIRRLGKRFRKLDLDNSGALSIDEFMSLPELQQNPLVQRVIDIFDADGNGEVDFKEFIHGVSQFSVKGDKESKLRFAFRIYDMDNDGYISNGELFQVLKMMVGNNLKDTQLQQIVDKTILFADKDEDGRISFEEFCSVVGNTDIHKKMVVDV